One stretch of Podospora bellae-mahoneyi strain CBS 112042 chromosome 2, whole genome shotgun sequence DNA includes these proteins:
- a CDS encoding hypothetical protein (EggNog:ENOG503NZ7S; COG:S), translating to MGPPSFLMRSKSDDSFLSILSTKEEKSLLPAPVHRKPKIRVRTLLGHCLYRRVILWTAGILFLLCLALSSPGGRQRRQRLMELVDLSHQDVRSSGGEGEAPTVAKDTEGVIFVVSAGDAPQVQVQGEHMPTWLRFRHLDGFFNGLKALVPANEHIPEYPRKPGEASPFPLTLSYTGLPTPTPYVPQPDYESPEYISQYHAVEKCYLDKERRIPVPDLFAYNGVVQGQPEPAMGSRNLLGLRDDVCFDRFGRYGPYGLGYSFDEGGAFVGTDTEQEGSSTVWEKTGKINYENMDWGDAQTRCYESNKKRFTDPAAPTKTAAVSGQLHQRSFLRNERQKIPRTAVVIRAYVGFQWTQHNILNFRALISELALKSGGEYAVHFLLHVRNNNEAIWADPMTAQRILDENIPQEFHGLCTLWSEAQMRLYYPGNFGGSFQNPSGGDIHGVYRSAHFPLQHFAMQHPEYEYFWNWELDMRWLGNYYELFDRLSAWAKEQPRNELWERSAKYYIPSYHGSWENFTSLVHNETLNSGREATYGPVQFPGRQPLRSELRGESFMPSNCDPNDKSDTECGKGEEADLITLNPLFDTEHSGWVFSTDVTGYKRSLPLPPRRCSIITASRLSRRLLNTMHEETWRLKHTMFAEMYPATMALHHGLKAVYAPHPVYLDREWEIEAIDKAFNGGRDHTAGGHGSPFDLNNEHNHKGSSWYYNSEFAGLLWRRWLGYAQFDGRGKNGGRSGEGQLRGGKEEEEKAAGTGRLCLRSMLVHPIKWEHPSELD from the exons ATGGGGCCGCCCTCCTTCCTTATGAGGAGCAAATCTGACGATTCCTTCTTGAGCATACTTTCCACCAAAGAGGAGAAGTCGCTTCTTCCAGCGCCAGTACACCGAAAACCAAAAATCAGAGTACGAACGCTTCTAGGCCATTGCTTATATCGTAGGGTGATATTATGGACTGCCGGCATTCTATTTCTCTTATGCTTAGCGCTTTCATCACCAGGGGGTCGCCAACGCCGCCAAAGGCTGATGGAGTTGGTGGACTTGAGCCATCAGGATGTGAGAagcagcggtggtgagggtgaagcACCAACAGTTGCCAAGGACACAGAGGGTGTGATTTTTGTAGTCTCCGCGGGAGATGCGCCACAGGTTCAAGTTCAGGGGGAGCACATGCCGACCTGGTTGCGATTTAGACA CCTTGACGGTTTCTTCAATGGTCTCAAAGCCCTAGTGCCAGCAAACGAACACATACCGGAGTATCCCAGGAAGCCGGGTGAGGCGTCACCGTTCCCACTCACGCTATCTTACACCGGCTTGCCGACCCCGACGCCCTACGTACCTCAACCTGACTATGAATCGCCGGAATACATCTCCCAGTACCACGCCGTCGAAAAATGTTACCTCGACAAGGAACGGAGGATTCCGGTTCCCGATCTGTTTGCTTACAATGGCGTTGTCCAAGGCCAGCCAGAACCCGCCATGGGCTCGCGCAACTTACTGGGACTTCGTGACGATGTTTGCTTTGACAGATTCGGTCGATACGGGCCTTATGGCCTTGGATATAGCTTTGACGAGGGAGGTGCATTTGTTGGCACTGACACAGAGCAGGAAGGCAGCAGTACGGTTTGGGAAAAGACCGGCAAAATTAACTATGAAAACATGGACTGGGGCGATGCCCAGACGCGCTGCTACGAATCGAACAAGAAGCGCTTCACCGacccagcagcaccaacaaaaaCTGCAGCAGTTTCAGGCCAACTTCATCAACGGTCATTTTTGCGCAACGAGCGGCAGAAGATCCCCCGGACGGCCGTGGTCATCAGGGCCTATGTTGGGTTTCAGTGgacacaacacaacatcTTGAACTTCCGGGCCCTGATATCTGAACTGGCGCTCAAATCTGGCGGGGAATACGCCGtacacttcctcctccacgtgCGCAACAATAACGAGGCCATTTGGGCCGACCCCATGACGGCCCAGCGCATCCTGGACGAGAACATTCCCCAAGAGTTCCACGGTCTCTGCACGCTATGGTCGGAAGCCCAAATGCGCCTCTACTACCCAGGAAATTTTGGGGGCAGCTTCCAGAACCCCAGCGGTGGTGATATTCATGGTGTTTACCGCAGCGCCCATTTCCCTCTGCAGCACTTCGCCATGCAGCACCCCGAGTATGAATATTTTTGGAACTGGGAACTCGACATGCGCTGGTTAGGGAATTACTATGAGCTCTTTGATCGCCTCAGTGCCTGGGCCAAGGAACAGCCCCGTAACGAACTGTGGGAGCGCTCTGCCAAATACTACATCCCTTCCTACCACGGCTCTTGGGAGAACTTTACCTCCTTGGTGCATAATGAGACCTTGAACAGCGGACGCGAGGCCACCTACGGCCCAGTTCAGTTCCCCggccgccaacccctccgaTCAGAACTCCGAGGCGAGAGCTTCATGCCCTCCAATTGCGATCCAAACGACAAATCCGACACCGAGTGCGGCAAAGGCGAAGAAGCCGATCTCATCACTCTGAACCCGCTATTCGACACGGAGCACTCGGGCTGGGTCTTTTCAACGGATGTCACAGGATATAAGCGCTCCTTGCCTCTGCCTCCGAGAAGATGTAGCATCATCACCGCTAGCCGGCTCTCCCGTAGATTGCTGAACACCATGCACGAGGAGACCTGGAGACTGAAGCACACCATGTTTGCCGAGATGTACCCCGCCACTATGGCACTTCACCACGGGTTGAAGGCCGTCTATGCCCCTCACCCTGTTTACTTGGACCGAGAGTGGGAGATTGAAGCGATTGACAAGGCTTTCAACGGCGGGAGGGACCACACTGCTGGCGGGCACGGTTCTCCGTTTGACTTGAACAACGAGCATAATCACAAGGGGAGCAGCTGGTACTACAATAGTGAGTTTGCTGGCTtgctttggaggaggtggttggggtaTGCGCAGTTTGATGGCCGGGGAAAGAATGGTGGACGGTCAGGGGAAGGGCAATTAAGGGgtgggaaagaggaggaggagaaggcggctgGGACGGGCAGGTTGTGCTTGAGGAGCATGTTGGTTCATCCTATCAAGTGGGAGCATCCTAGTGAGCTGGATTGA
- a CDS encoding hypothetical protein (COG:P; EggNog:ENOG503NVVT), translated as MASDPTSIAVSDDVKAIVKDKEAAGLAPVLSSTVEDDDLGVSADGRSPTDEELHTLRRIPDKIPWSIYTIAFVELCERFSYYGTTAVFTNFIQQKLPDNSTTGASYDIENGQAGALGLGQRTSFSLTTFNAFWQYTMPLFGAYVADSWLGRYRTIGAALGIDIVGHILLIISGLPPVIKNPNGALAAFTLGIITMGVGTGGFKPNVNPLIVEQLDLERMVIRTLPTGERVIVDPAATASRVYHYFYLFINLGALAGQLSMVYCEHYVGFWLSYTLPTIMLCFCPLVMLWGRRRYKRVPPAGSVLGRAFKIFALANKGRWSLNPVKTYKNLHDGTFWENVKPSKIQNKPKWMDFNDAWVDEVRRGFNACAVFMWYPLFWLCYNQINNNLISQAATMKLGGVPNDVLTNLNPFALIIMIPLMDTLVFPALRKLRINFTPIKRIAAGYFVAASAMIWACVLQYYLYKKSECGNHASGNMLGPDGAELLDSDGKAIKCPNVEISVWAQTGSYVLIAFSEILASITSLEYAHSKAPANMRSMVQSVCLFMNAISSAIGFALVPLAGDPLLVWNYGVVAIAAAIGGLCFWLQFRGLDAQEDELNMLPKGDVGGNSSEPQAYEKKDSVA; from the exons ATGGCGTCCGACCCCACGAGCATCGCCGTGAGCGACGATGTCAAGGCCATCGtgaaggacaaggaggcGGCCGGCTTGGCCCCCGTCCTCAGCAGCACAGTcgaggacgacgacctcGGTGTCAGCGCTGATGGCAGATCTCccaccgacgaggagcttCACACCCTCCGCCGCATCCCCGACAAGATTCCCTGGAGCATCTACACCATCGCCTTCGTCGAGTTGTGCGAGCGTTTCTCCTACTACGGTACCACTGCCGTCTTCACCAACTTCATTCAGCAGAAGCTGCCAGACAACTCCACCACAGGTGCTAGCTACGACATCGAGAATGGCCAAGCCGGTGCCCTCGGCTTGGGTCAGAGAACCTCGTTCTCGTTGACGACCTTCAATGCTTTCTGGCAGTACACCATGCCTCTGTTCGGTGCCTACGTTGCCGACAGTTGGCTCGGTCGTTACAGAACCATCGGTGCCGCCCTCGGTATCGATATCGTCGGTCAcatccttctcatcatctccgGTCTTCCCCCTGTCATCAAGAACCCCAATGGTGCGCTCGCTGCCTTCACTCTCGGCATAATCACTATGGGTGTCGGTACCGGTGGTTTCAAGCCCAACGTCAACCCCTTGATTGTTGAGCAGCTTGATCTCGAGAGAATGGTGATTCGCACCCTGCCGACTGGTGAGCGCGTCATCGTCGACCCTGCGGCCACCGCTTCCCGTGTCTACCACTACTTCTacctcttcatcaacctcggTGCTCTCGCTGGTCAGCTCAGCATGGTCTACTGCGAGCACTATGTCGGCTTCTGGCTCTCTTACactctccccaccatcatgtTGTGCTTCTGCCCCCTGGTTATGCTCTGGGGTCGCAGACGCTACAAGCGTGTCCCGCCCGCTGGCTCAGTTCTTGGCCGCGCCTTCAAGAtcttcgccctcgccaacaaggGCCGCTGGTCCCTCAACCCCGTCAAGACCTACAAGAACCTCCACGACGGAACCTTCTGGGAGAACGTCAAGCCCTCCAAGATCCAGAATAAGCCCAAGTGGATGGACTTCAACGACGCCT GGGTTGATGAAGTTCGCCGTGGCTTCAATGCCTGCGCTGTGTTCATGTGGTATCCACTCTTCTGGCTCTGCTACAATCAGATTAACAATAACTTGATTTCGCAAGCTGCCACCATGAAGCTCGGCGGTGTCCCCAACGACGTCTTGACCAACTTGAACCCCTTCGCTCTGATCATCATGATCCCCCTCATGGATACCCTTGTGTTCCCCGCCCTTCGCAAGCTCCGCATCAATTTCACCCCCATCAAGCGTATCGCTGCCGGTTACTTCGTTGCTGCCAGCGCCATGATCTGGGCCTGCGTTCTTCAGTACTATCTCTACAAGAAGAGCGAGTGCGGCAACCATGCCAGCGGCAATATGCTTGGTCCTGACGGTGCCGAGTTGCTTGACTCTGACGGCAAGGCAATCAAGTGCCCCAATGTCGAGATCAGCGTCTGGGCCCAGACCGGCTCTTACGTTCTCATCGCCTTCTCCGAGATTCTGGCCTCCATTACCAGCTTGGAGTATGCCCATTCCAAGGCTCCCGCAAACATGCGCTCCATGGTTcagtctgtctgtctgttcATGAACGCCATCTCGTCTGCCATCGGCTTCGCGCTGGTGCCCCTTGCTGGCGACCCGCTTCTCGTCTGGAACTATGGAGTCGTTGCCattgccgccgccatcgGTGGTCTCTGCTTCTGGCTCCAATTCCGTGGCCTCGATGCCCAAGAAGATGAGCTCAACATGCTTCCTAAGGGAGATGTTGGCGGCAATTCTTCCGAGCCCCAGGCTTATGAGAAGAAGGACTCTGTTGCTTAA
- the PEX19 gene encoding Peroxisome chaperone and import receptor (COG:U; BUSCO:EOG092635SS; EggNog:ENOG503NVVR), giving the protein MSEQQTNSAAAPAAAAAAAVKPDATLPTTTTTPAATITTPAVQDGKKAVTVEDVADDDDDVPDPDEDDLDDLDDMLEEFNAVKLGPPSKPPAAAPSLGPERPPASGNGGDLPLDEDEFTRQLQAGMADLLGEIESSPEMQAQFESIFKELGAAASAAASPDPKSPSAGAAAAAAPTPPVVPPPNIRPPSSSGSGAGGAEASFQETIRRTMERMQTSGEQATAAAAAEGSDDFLAELLKQMQAGGGGLGDLGGEGSEEEFSKMLLGMMEQLTNKEILYEPMKELHDKFPEWLEKNRDKTSAEDLKRYEEQQGLVAEIVGKFEEAGYSDEKPADREYIVDRMQKMQASGQPPADLVGDMPSTQDALAMPDEGCAPQ; this is encoded by the exons ATGTCGGaacaacaaaccaacagcGCTGCGGCacctgccgctgctgctgctgctgctgtcaagcCAGATGCGActctccccaccacaaccactaCTCCGGCCGCTACTATCACCACCCCAGCTGTTCAAGATGGGAAGAAAGCGGTAACAGTTGAAGATgtcgccgacgacgacgacgatgtccCCGACCCGGATGAAGACGACCTGGACGATCTGGACG ACATGCTCGAGGAATTCAACGCCGTCAAACTTGGacccccctccaagcccCCAGCAGCCGCCCCATCCCTAGGCCCAGAACGCCCCCCGGCCAGTGGCAACGGTGGTGACCTCCCCCTGGACGAAGATGAATTCACCCGCCAGCTCCAAGCAGGCATGGCCGACCTTCTAGGTGAAATCGAGTCCTCCCCCGAGATGCAAGCCCAGTTCGAGTCCATCTTCAAGGAGCTCGGCGCCGCTGCCTCCGCCGCTGCCTCCCCAGatcccaaatccccctcagcaggagctgctgctgctgctgccccaactccccccgttgtccccccccccaataTCCGCCCTCCATctagcagcggcagcggtgCCGGCGGTGCTGAAGCCTCCTTTCAAGAAACCATCCGTCGCACCATGGAACGGATGCAAACTTCGGGGGAGCAAGCtactgccgctgccgccgcggaGGGATCAGACGACTTCCTTGCGGAGCTCCTCAAGCAAATgcaggctggtggtggcggacTGGGTGATctcggtggggaggggagtgaagAGGAGTTTTCCAAGATGCTCCTAGGTATGATGGAGCAGCTCACCAACAAGGAGATCCTCTACGAGCCGATGAAGGAGCTGCACGACAAGTTCCCCGAATGGTTGGAGAAGAATCGCGACAAGACGTCGGCCGAAGATCTCAAACGATacgaggagcagcaggggCTTGTGGCGGAGATTGTGGgcaagtttgaggaggcggggtACAGTGATGAGAAGCCGGCGGATAGGGAGTATATTGTTGATCGGATGCAAAAG ATGCAAGCAAGTGGTCAGCCGCCAGCGGATTTGGTGGGGGATATGCCCTCTACGCAAGACGCGCTCGCCATGCCAGATGAGGGGTGTGCTCCTCAGTAG
- the NTH1_2 gene encoding alpha,alpha-trehalase nth1 (EggNog:ENOG503NXP5; COG:G; BUSCO:EOG09260TWS; CAZy:GH37) — MPIIPTTEITPPAPPPGPPRSRGSTDEGVFDDARTYYTADERHLNTRAGARTRTYSQNSLFKQMERMGLKEPYRRGSHDESTIPHSRRFLIQVEPTLQSLQSQEDTDGNMQITIEDNGPKVLTLRTAASNGHNRFDIRGTYMLSNLLQELSLAKEYGRKQIILDEARLNENPVNRLSRMIRDHFWEGLTRRIDASSIEIAARDPKDWTDDPRPRIYVPRGAPEQYEYYTKVAEERPELRLDVQLLPEKITPELVRDMNSKPGLLAVDMEEEVDPKTGKKTLKGRPFVVPGGRFNELYGWDSYMESLGLLVHDKVDLAKSMVQNFCFCIKHYGKILNATRSYYLCRSQPPFLTDMALRVYDKIKHEPGALEFLRTSILAAIKEYHSVWVAEPRLDPVTGLSRYRPEGLGVPPETEAGHFVHILEPYVEKHGCTFEEFVEGYNNGKIKEPELDNYFMHDRAVRESGHDTTYRFEGCCADLATIDLNSLLFKYETDIARTIRNVFHDKLVIPAEYCVGNMEPNHVEASAIWDRRAKRRKLAIDKYLWNEQEGMYFDYDTANRKQCSYESATTFWALWAGVASPKQAAAMVTKALPKFEAVGGLLSGTEESRGEIGLERPNRQWDYPYGWAPQQILAWTGLYRYSFTEEAERLAYKWLFMITKAFVDFNGVVVEKYDVTRPIDPHRVDAEYGNQGLDFKGVAKEGFGWVNASYVYGLQIVNAHMRRALGTLTPYETFIRAVEENRAKALAELV, encoded by the exons ATGCCTATCATCCCGACCACAGAGATTACACCACCTGCCCCGCCACCGGGCCCTCCCCGAAGCCGGGGCTCGACTGACGAAGGCGTTTTCGACGATGCCAGGACCTACTACACCGCCGATGAGCGCCATCTGAACACCCGGGCGGGTGCCAGAACCCGCACCTACTCACAG AACAGCTTGTTCAAGCAAATGGAGCGGATGGGCCTGAAGGAGCCTTACCGGAGAGGCAGTCATG ACGAATCCACCATTCCACATTCTCGTCGATTCCTTATTCAAGTCGAACCTACTCTACAGAGCTTGCAGTCACAGGAGGATACCGATGGGAACATGCAAATCACCATTGAGGACAATGGCCCCAAGGTTCTTACACTCCGCACTGCGGCGTCTAATGGGCACAACAGATTCGATATTCGAGGTACATACATGTTGTCCAACCTGCTCCAGGAGCTCTCTCTCGCCAAGGAGTACGGCCGCAAGCAGATTATCCTCGATGAGGCCCGCCTGAACGAGAACCCTGTCAATCGTCTTTCGCGAATGATTCGTGATCACTTTTGGGAGGGACTCACTCGCCGCATTGATGCCTCCAGCATTGAGATTGCGGCGCGGGATCCCAAGGACTGGACAGACGACCCGAGGCCACGCATCTACGTTCCCCGGGGCGCTCCTGAGCAATACGAATACTACACCAAGGTGGCAGAGGAGAGGCCTGAGCTCCGGCTCGATGTGCAGCTCCTGCCAGAGAAGATTACCCCTGAGCTGGTTCGGGATATGAATTCCAAGCCCGGTCTGCTCGCGGTCgacatggaggaggaagtcgaTCCCAAAACAGGAAAGAAGACGCTCAAGGGCCGACCATTCGTCGTGCCAGGAGGTCGCTTCAACGAGCTTTACGGCTGGGACAGCTACATGGAGTCTCTGGGTCTGCTGGTGCACGACAAGGTCGACTTGGCCAAGTCTATGGTACAGAACTTTTGCTTTTGCATCAAGCACTACGGCAAAATTCTCAATGCCACCCGATCCTACTACCTCTGCCGGTCACAACCTCCTTTCCTGACCGACATGGCGCTCCGGgtgtacgacaagatcaAGCACGAGCCAGGTGCTCTGGAGTTCCTCCGGACGTCTATCttggccgccatcaaggagtATCACAGCGTATGGGTGGCTGAGCCGCGTTTAGACCCCGTCACAGGTCTTTCACGGTACAGGCCCGAGGGTCTTGGTGTTCCTCCTGAGACGGAGGCTGGCCATTTCGTTCATATTTTGGAGCCCTACGTCGAGAAACATGGCTGCACCTTTGAGGAGTTTGTTGAGGGgtacaacaatggcaagATCAAGGAACCCGAGCTCGACAACTACTTTATGCACGATCGTGCTGTCCGTGAGTCGGGCCATGATACGACTTACCGTTTCGAGGGTTGCTGTGCCGACCTTGCCACGATCGACTTGaactctctcctcttcaaaTACGAAACCGACATTGCGCGCACCATCCGAAATGTGTTCCACGACAAGCTTGTCATTCCTGCTGAGTATTGCGTGGGCAATATGGAGCCCAACCACGTCGAGGCGTCTGCTATCTGGGACCGCCGCGCCAAGCGGAGAAAGTTGGCCATTGACAAGTACCTTTGGAACGAGCAGGAGGGTATGTACTTTGACTACGACACTGCGAACCGCAAGCAGTGCTCGTACGAAAGCGCAACGACCTTTTGGGCACTCTGGGCTGGTGTTGCCAGCCCCAAGCAGGCCGCAGCCATGGTTACCAAAGCCCTTCCCAAGTTCGAGGCtgtgggggggttgctgtcCGGTACTGAGGAGAGTCGTGGTGAGATTGGCCTGGAGCGACCTAACAGACAATGGGATTATCCCTATGGCTGGGCGCCACAGCAGATTTTGGCGTGGACGGGGTTGTATCGGTACAGCTTCACAGAAGAGGCCGAGAGACTGGCGTACAAGTGGCTGTTCATGATTACAAAGGCGTTTGTTGACTTcaatggggtggtggtggagaagtaCGACGTGACAAGGCCTATTGATCCGCACAGAGTGGACGCCGAGTATGGAAATCAGGGGCTGGACTTTAAGGGTGTTGCCAAGGAGGG ATTCGGCTGGGTCAACGCGAGTTATGTGTACGGCCTACAGATTGTCAATGCTCACATGCGGAGAGCCCTGGGAACGCTCACGCCGTATGAGACTTTTATCAGGGCCGTGGAGGAGAATAGGGCAAAAGCATTGGCGGAGTTGGTGTAA